One genomic segment of Helianthus annuus cultivar XRQ/B chromosome 14, HanXRQr2.0-SUNRISE, whole genome shotgun sequence includes these proteins:
- the LOC110907725 gene encoding G-type lectin S-receptor-like serine/threonine-protein kinase At4g27290, which yields MSRVYLSSEGNEMRLNWIDPAQGWMPYLVTTVDMCAQYGLCGAYGICNINSSPACSCMEGFEPIFPVQWIAGNWSGGCQREKSLNCGNEDAFRKLSGVKLPDTRHSWYDLRTGLRKIAVKRLSETSTQGLDEFMNEVRCIHRLQHRNLVKLLGFYA from the coding sequence ATGTCGAGGGTGTATCTAAGTTCGGAAGGCAACGAAATGCGCTTGAACTGGATTGATCCCGCACAAGGTTGGATGCCGTATCTGGTCACAACGGTTGATATGTGCGCCCAATATGGACTCTGTGGTGCATATGGAATCTGTAACATCAACAGTTCTCCTGCATGCAGTTGTATGGAAGGGTTTGAACCAATATTTCCAGTGCAATGGATTGCAGGAAATTGGTCAGGTGGCTGTCAACGTGAAAAATCGTTAAATTGTGGGAATGAGGATGCGTTTCGAAAACTTTCAGGTGTGAAATTGCCAGATACCCGACATTCATGGTATGATCTGCGCACGGGCTTAAGAAAAATAGCAGTGAAGCGGTTGTCGGAAACTTCTACGCAAGGACTTGACGAGTTTATGAATGAGGTTAGATGTATTCACCGGCTTCAGCACCGAAATCTAGTGAAGCTTCTGGGATTCTATGCTTAA